A part of Paraburkholderia largidicola genomic DNA contains:
- a CDS encoding winged helix-turn-helix transcriptional regulator, with protein MRKVYTAATAAADVEAVFRLLEGRWKLVILFHLFGGQVQRFSDLEKLIPGISQKMLAQQLRQLEADGIVERKQYPQVPPKVEYRMTEWGQALCPALDSLLKWSEEKNMNKEDAIQKNMNRVGES; from the coding sequence ATGAGGAAGGTTTATACGGCCGCAACGGCCGCCGCCGATGTCGAAGCCGTTTTTCGTTTGCTCGAAGGACGCTGGAAACTCGTGATTCTTTTTCATCTCTTTGGCGGCCAGGTGCAGCGCTTCTCGGACCTCGAAAAGCTGATCCCCGGTATTTCGCAAAAGATGCTCGCTCAACAGTTGCGGCAACTGGAGGCGGACGGCATCGTCGAGCGAAAGCAATATCCACAGGTGCCGCCCAAGGTCGAGTACCGGATGACCGAGTGGGGACAGGCACTGTGTCCCGCGCTCGATTCGTTGCTCAAATGGTCCGAAGAAAAGAACATGAATAAAGAGGACGCGATTCAAAAGAACATGAATCGCGTCGGAGAATCGTGA
- a CDS encoding SDR family oxidoreductase, giving the protein MALNALNLAGMRTLVTAGTKGIGKAVVERFVELGATVLTTARTHAPDIDARHFVAADLSNEEGCASVARAVQEKLGGLDAIVHVLGGSSAPAGGFAALGDDEWQKELDLNLFPAVRLDRALLPAMIAQGTGVVIHVTSIQNRLPLPESTTAYAAAKAALSAYSKSLSKEVTPKGIRVVRVSPGWVETEAAVAFAERLAAEAGTDYEGGKSIIMKSLGGIPLGRPAKPAEVADLIAFLASPLASAISGTEYVIDGGTVPTV; this is encoded by the coding sequence ATGGCATTGAACGCATTGAATCTCGCAGGCATGCGAACGCTCGTCACGGCAGGCACCAAAGGGATCGGCAAAGCGGTCGTCGAGCGCTTCGTCGAACTGGGCGCAACGGTGTTGACCACGGCGCGCACGCACGCTCCAGATATCGACGCACGACACTTCGTGGCCGCGGATCTGAGCAACGAAGAAGGTTGCGCAAGCGTCGCGCGTGCGGTTCAGGAAAAACTTGGCGGTCTCGATGCGATCGTGCACGTGCTCGGCGGTTCATCCGCGCCCGCCGGAGGCTTTGCCGCGCTAGGCGACGACGAATGGCAGAAGGAACTCGACCTCAATCTCTTTCCCGCAGTGCGGCTCGATCGTGCGCTGTTGCCGGCCATGATTGCGCAGGGAACAGGCGTCGTGATTCATGTGACGTCGATTCAGAACCGTCTGCCGTTGCCCGAATCGACAACGGCTTATGCGGCCGCGAAGGCTGCGCTATCGGCGTATAGCAAATCGCTGTCGAAGGAAGTGACGCCCAAAGGCATCCGCGTCGTACGCGTGTCGCCTGGCTGGGTCGAAACAGAAGCGGCCGTCGCATTCGCGGAACGTCTCGCCGCGGAAGCAGGCACCGACTATGAAGGCGGCAAGTCGATCATCATGAAGTCGCTCGGCGGTATTCCGCTCGGTCGTCCGGCGAAGCCTGCGGAAGTCGCGGATCTGATCGCGTTTCTGGCTTCGCCGCTTGCGTCGGCGATCAGCGGAACCGAGTATGTGATCGATGGGGGAACGGTGCCGACGGTGTAG
- a CDS encoding LysR family transcriptional regulator, with amino-acid sequence MDRFLSIEAFVRVAETSSFAEAARQLGVTSSVVTNRIQQLERFVNAPLFHRSTRHVRLSEVGEAFYRECAEVVGRVNDLTDQMRELRATPTGRLRIQMLPGFALGHFGAVLGEFNRRYPGIQLDIIVNDRVVDPIEEGFDVAFQIFPAISESLIERRLFTVRRLFCAAPSYLEKHGTPQHPRELLQHTTALYSGYPSRNHWTMTRGDEVFEMELPGMIRSNSVHLLRDYALTGGGVVCLPTLVASAPLLDGSLVPVLADYALSPLNFAAVYPATQRQALKVKALVEFLADWLGTEPGWDVPLIERGWVR; translated from the coding sequence ATGGATCGTTTTCTGAGTATCGAGGCTTTCGTGCGGGTTGCCGAAACGAGCAGCTTCGCCGAGGCAGCACGACAACTCGGCGTGACGAGTTCGGTCGTGACGAACCGCATCCAGCAACTGGAGCGCTTCGTCAACGCGCCGTTGTTCCACCGCAGCACGCGGCATGTGCGCCTCTCCGAAGTCGGCGAGGCGTTCTATCGTGAATGTGCGGAGGTGGTGGGACGCGTCAATGACCTCACCGACCAGATGCGCGAATTGCGCGCTACGCCTACCGGGCGGCTGCGTATCCAGATGCTGCCTGGTTTCGCGCTGGGTCATTTCGGCGCGGTGTTAGGGGAATTCAATCGACGCTATCCCGGCATCCAGCTCGACATCATCGTGAACGACCGGGTCGTCGATCCCATCGAAGAAGGCTTCGATGTCGCATTCCAGATCTTTCCGGCCATCTCGGAGTCGTTGATCGAGCGGCGGCTCTTTACCGTGAGGCGGCTCTTTTGCGCGGCGCCGTCGTACCTCGAAAAGCACGGTACGCCGCAGCACCCTCGCGAGTTGCTGCAGCACACGACGGCGCTCTATTCGGGCTACCCGTCGCGCAATCACTGGACGATGACGCGCGGCGACGAGGTCTTCGAAATGGAACTGCCCGGCATGATCCGTTCGAACTCCGTGCATCTGTTGCGCGACTATGCGCTGACGGGCGGCGGTGTCGTGTGTTTGCCCACGCTGGTGGCGAGCGCGCCGCTGCTCGACGGCTCGCTGGTGCCCGTTCTGGCCGACTATGCGCTATCGCCTTTGAACTTCGCGGCCGTGTACCCGGCCACGCAGCGCCAGGCGCTCAAGGTGAAGGCGCTGGTCGAGTTTCTGGCGGATTGGCTCGGCACGGAGCCCGGATGGGACGTGCCGTTGATCGAGCGGGGGTGGGTGCGCTAG
- a CDS encoding MFS transporter, with the protein MRSNQWDVSYEWKAVTLLALGFGLVGLDRWLIAPLFPSIMKDLHLTAQDVGNCIGILGLSWGIFAALMGGISDRFGRRKVLIPAIIVFSLLSGFSGVAGGLASLMAVRALMGVAEGSFCPTSFAATADASHPKRRGFNLGLQQSGFALFGLALSPIIATQLLNVMSWRWVFALVSIPGLILGLLMFRVIREPKTTPVSTVSESSTSAVAQAGRGNWRDVLKSGNIRVAMVALFCAMTGVFVLGAMLPLYLTEYLALDTQRMGIVVSAIGFGGFVGQFGLPGLSDLVGRRFASVVGFAGTAVMLYVFRGLGAQPVALFAVLFVVAFFTLGLVSLLSGPVATEAAPVGMVSTAIGIVVGAGEIFGGGVAPALAGFVATRFGIQNILWLPICAVVLGVGVSLLLKETAPAKLRRSNASTGEFPAAEQFE; encoded by the coding sequence ATGAGATCGAACCAGTGGGACGTGTCCTACGAATGGAAAGCGGTGACGCTGCTTGCGCTCGGATTCGGGCTGGTGGGCCTCGACCGATGGCTGATCGCGCCGCTCTTTCCGTCCATCATGAAGGACCTGCATCTGACGGCCCAGGACGTCGGCAACTGTATCGGCATCCTCGGTCTTTCATGGGGTATCTTCGCGGCGCTGATGGGCGGCATTTCCGACCGGTTCGGACGCCGCAAGGTCCTGATTCCCGCGATCATCGTGTTCTCGTTGTTGTCGGGATTCTCGGGTGTGGCGGGCGGACTGGCGAGTCTGATGGCCGTGCGGGCCCTGATGGGCGTCGCCGAAGGCTCGTTCTGCCCGACGAGTTTCGCCGCGACCGCCGACGCCTCGCATCCGAAACGCCGTGGCTTCAATCTTGGACTCCAGCAAAGCGGATTCGCGCTGTTCGGACTGGCGCTCTCGCCGATCATCGCCACGCAGTTGCTGAACGTGATGTCGTGGCGCTGGGTGTTCGCGTTGGTCTCCATTCCCGGGCTGATCCTCGGCTTGCTGATGTTCCGCGTGATTCGCGAGCCCAAGACCACGCCCGTATCGACGGTGTCCGAGTCGTCGACGTCGGCGGTGGCGCAAGCCGGACGCGGCAACTGGCGCGACGTGCTGAAGAGCGGGAACATCCGTGTCGCGATGGTCGCGCTGTTCTGCGCGATGACGGGCGTCTTCGTGCTGGGGGCGATGTTGCCTCTCTATCTCACCGAGTACCTGGCGCTCGACACACAGCGCATGGGCATCGTGGTCTCGGCGATCGGCTTCGGTGGATTCGTCGGCCAGTTCGGCTTGCCGGGGCTTTCTGATCTGGTGGGTCGGCGCTTTGCGAGCGTCGTCGGTTTCGCGGGGACGGCGGTGATGCTGTACGTGTTTCGCGGACTCGGCGCGCAGCCGGTCGCCTTGTTCGCGGTGCTGTTCGTGGTGGCGTTTTTCACGCTGGGTCTCGTTTCGCTGCTCTCCGGCCCGGTCGCGACGGAGGCGGCGCCTGTCGGCATGGTCTCGACGGCAATCGGGATCGTGGTTGGCGCGGGCGAGATCTTCGGCGGCGGGGTGGCGCCTGCGCTTGCTGGCTTCGTCGCGACTCGCTTTGGCATTCAGAATATCCTGTGGCTGCCGATCTGCGCAGTGGTGCTCGGCGTCGGCGTGAGCTTGCTGCTCAAGGAGACGGCGCCTGCTAAATTGCGCCGGAGCAATGCATCGACGGGTGAATTTCCCGCGGCCGAACAATTCGAATAA
- a CDS encoding DAK2 domain-containing protein gives MSLSSNEVRALLIRTLDALPAHTDELRDLDAALGDGDLGITVKAGSAAVVKALAALPDDPAMSDMLRAAGQAFSAANPSTFAALTGGGLLAAAKTMVDKHEVGKDDVLTIGRAIAARIVERGKSKVGDKTVLDALVPSLDVLEASTGSAREILAEMIATARRQVETTAALQSQKGRAAWVQERSIGHADPGATAYVRFLEALMAALG, from the coding sequence ATGAGCCTGTCATCCAATGAAGTCCGTGCGCTGCTGATACGCACGCTGGATGCGCTGCCCGCGCACACCGACGAATTGCGCGACCTCGATGCGGCGCTCGGCGACGGCGATCTCGGCATCACGGTGAAGGCGGGATCGGCAGCTGTCGTGAAAGCGCTCGCCGCTTTACCCGATGACCCAGCGATGAGCGACATGTTGCGTGCCGCCGGTCAGGCCTTTTCGGCGGCCAATCCGTCGACGTTCGCGGCGTTGACGGGCGGCGGCCTGTTGGCGGCGGCGAAGACGATGGTGGATAAACATGAAGTCGGCAAGGACGACGTGCTCACGATTGGGCGCGCGATAGCGGCGCGCATCGTCGAACGCGGCAAGAGCAAGGTCGGCGACAAGACCGTGCTCGATGCGCTGGTGCCGAGCCTCGATGTGCTCGAGGCGTCGACCGGGAGCGCGCGTGAGATTCTCGCTGAGATGATTGCGACCGCGCGGCGGCAGGTGGAAACGACGGCCGCGCTGCAATCGCAGAAGGGGCGTGCGGCGTGGGTGCAAGAGCGCAGCATCGGTCACGCCGATCCGGGGGCAACGGCGTATGTGCGGTTTCTGGAAGCGCTGATGGCAGCGCTTGGTTGA
- a CDS encoding dihydroxyacetone kinase subunit DhaK, protein MKKIINQPDDFVDEVIDALLIAHPGWIKAATADRRALVRADAPKAGHVGIVTGGGSGHMPGFLGYVGEGLCSGVAVGNVFSSPSAEQIFEATKAVNGGAGVLYVYGNYGGDVFNFDLAADLAEPEGIDIKTVLLTDDVASAPAERASERRGVAGMAFVFKCTGAAAERGDSLDEVARICAKANDHCRTMGVGLSPTILPAAGKPTFTLPDGEMEIGIGIHGEPGTHRGKLESADAIADRLMGQILGDLQAPKGARLAVLINGLGATPLEELYLLFRRAAKVIGDHGLSIARSYVGEYVTSLEMAGASITVMLLDDELETLLAAPARSPLYRDWLLV, encoded by the coding sequence GTGAAAAAGATCATCAACCAGCCAGATGATTTCGTCGACGAAGTGATTGATGCGCTGTTGATCGCGCACCCAGGCTGGATCAAGGCCGCGACAGCCGACCGTCGCGCGCTCGTGCGTGCCGATGCGCCGAAAGCAGGGCATGTCGGCATCGTCACGGGTGGCGGCTCGGGGCACATGCCGGGATTTCTCGGCTATGTCGGCGAAGGGCTGTGCAGCGGCGTCGCGGTAGGCAACGTGTTCTCGTCGCCGTCGGCAGAACAGATTTTCGAGGCCACGAAAGCCGTGAACGGCGGAGCGGGCGTGCTGTACGTGTACGGCAACTACGGCGGCGACGTCTTCAACTTCGATCTCGCCGCCGATCTCGCGGAACCCGAAGGCATCGACATCAAAACGGTACTGCTGACCGACGATGTCGCGTCGGCGCCAGCGGAGCGCGCGAGCGAGCGGCGCGGCGTGGCCGGCATGGCGTTCGTTTTCAAGTGCACGGGCGCCGCGGCGGAGCGCGGCGATTCGCTCGACGAAGTCGCGCGCATCTGCGCGAAGGCGAACGATCATTGCCGCACCATGGGTGTCGGGCTGTCGCCGACCATTCTGCCCGCTGCGGGCAAACCCACGTTCACGCTGCCCGATGGCGAGATGGAGATCGGCATCGGAATTCATGGCGAACCCGGCACGCATCGTGGCAAGCTGGAATCCGCCGATGCGATTGCGGATCGTCTGATGGGTCAGATTCTTGGCGATCTGCAGGCACCGAAGGGGGCGCGGCTCGCCGTGCTGATCAACGGACTCGGCGCGACGCCGCTCGAAGAACTGTATCTGCTGTTCAGGCGCGCGGCGAAAGTGATTGGGGATCACGGCTTGTCGATTGCACGCTCGTATGTCGGCGAATACGTGACGAGCCTCGAAATGGCGGGGGCGTCGATCACCGTGATGCTGCTCGACGACGAACTCGAAACGCTGCTCGCCGCGCCCGCGCGTTCGCCGCTATACCGCGACTGGCTGCTGGTCTGA
- a CDS encoding ABC transporter permease → MTSTAAKQTDPEALSSRVIRQLRSGVGPLLAALIVICVVLSIASPEFLTTSTLTNILVQTSVVGIAAVGGTFVIITSGIDLSVGSLVALSGMVAATFMAGSTPDAVGVGIAGLAIALAVGALVGALNGLSVTWLRLVPFIVTLAMMAMGRGLTLAISDGRTKFDFPNAFTLFGAKTFAGLPAPMIVMLIVFVIGHVLLRKTTFGHQVFAVGGNQEAARLAGIPVRRVIFLTYTLAGVTAAIAGIVLAGRLNSALPSAANGLELQVIAGVVIGGTSLAGGRGSIIGTFIGVVLIGVINVGLSLLGVNPFWTQFIQGGVIFAAVMLDALSQRRKN, encoded by the coding sequence ATGACTTCGACGGCAGCGAAACAGACTGACCCGGAAGCGCTTTCGAGTCGCGTGATCCGGCAATTGCGCAGCGGTGTCGGTCCCTTGCTGGCCGCGCTGATCGTCATCTGCGTCGTGCTGTCGATCGCGTCGCCGGAGTTTCTCACCACGAGCACGCTGACCAACATCCTCGTGCAGACGTCGGTGGTCGGGATCGCGGCGGTGGGCGGCACATTCGTGATCATCACGTCGGGCATCGATCTGTCGGTCGGCTCGCTGGTCGCGTTGAGCGGGATGGTTGCCGCGACCTTCATGGCGGGCTCGACACCCGACGCCGTCGGAGTCGGCATTGCCGGTCTCGCGATAGCGCTCGCGGTCGGCGCGCTCGTCGGTGCGCTGAACGGCTTGTCGGTGACATGGCTGCGACTTGTGCCGTTCATCGTGACACTCGCGATGATGGCGATGGGCCGTGGCCTCACGCTCGCCATTTCCGATGGCCGCACCAAGTTCGATTTTCCGAACGCGTTCACGCTGTTCGGCGCGAAGACGTTCGCCGGCTTGCCCGCGCCAATGATCGTGATGCTGATCGTGTTCGTGATCGGCCACGTGCTGCTGCGCAAGACGACGTTCGGACATCAGGTGTTCGCGGTCGGCGGCAATCAGGAAGCGGCGCGGCTGGCGGGTATTCCTGTGCGTCGCGTGATCTTTCTGACCTATACGCTCGCGGGCGTGACGGCGGCGATTGCGGGGATCGTGCTCGCGGGACGGCTCAATTCGGCGTTGCCTTCGGCCGCCAACGGGCTCGAATTGCAGGTGATCGCGGGCGTCGTGATCGGCGGGACATCGCTGGCGGGCGGGCGCGGCTCGATCATCGGCACGTTTATCGGCGTGGTGCTGATCGGCGTCATCAACGTCGGTCTGTCGCTGCTCGGCGTCAATCCATTCTGGACCCAGTTCATTCAGGGCGGCGTCATCTTCGCCGCCGTCATGCTCGACGCGCTCAGCCAACGGCGCAAGAACTGA
- a CDS encoding sugar ABC transporter ATP-binding protein, which produces MSAGTSSQSQDNVQSHPQAGADSHVPPLLRMAGIVKSFPGVKALRGVSLTLEAGRVLAIVGENGAGKSSLIKTLSGAYEPDEGTIEINGVPLGRGTHAAIDAGVAVIYQELSLVNDMTVAENLFLGRMPARNGFVQRREADQNARQALAQVGLDGVSPSMRLGDLPLNKRQLIEVAKAVARDARILVMDEPTAALQRDDISHLYAVVKRLRAAGMGIIFISHHLEEVFELADSAVVMRDGATVSERPMSAWTEQDLVQAMVARNLDSFYPWEPRDYGPVVLEVRDLASPPIVRHASFKVRAGEIVGIAGIAGAGRTELLKAIFGAQKVTEGDIFIRGNKTVVRSPADGVRQGLVYTAEDRKLEGLVLEASIEENIVLSSLKAIATGGFVRSARKRALAQKASARFGVRASSVVQITGNLSGGNQQKVILGRATATQPAVIMLDEPTRGIDVGAKTEIYAHMVAMARAGAAVVMVSSELPELLGMSDRVLVMYRGRIVAELPRDEADSETVIQWATTGARA; this is translated from the coding sequence ATGAGCGCCGGGACGAGTTCGCAGTCGCAAGACAACGTGCAATCACACCCGCAAGCGGGTGCCGACAGCCATGTGCCGCCGTTGCTGCGCATGGCGGGCATCGTCAAGAGCTTTCCGGGTGTGAAGGCGCTGCGCGGCGTCAGTCTGACGCTGGAGGCGGGCCGGGTGCTGGCCATCGTCGGCGAAAACGGCGCGGGGAAGTCGTCGCTGATCAAGACATTGTCGGGCGCTTACGAACCGGACGAAGGCACGATCGAGATCAACGGCGTGCCGCTTGGCCGCGGTACGCACGCGGCAATCGATGCGGGCGTCGCGGTGATTTATCAGGAGCTGTCGCTCGTCAACGACATGACGGTGGCGGAAAACCTGTTTCTTGGTCGCATGCCGGCACGAAACGGCTTCGTCCAGCGGCGCGAGGCCGATCAGAATGCGCGACAGGCGCTCGCGCAAGTGGGCCTCGACGGCGTGTCGCCCTCCATGCGGCTCGGCGATCTGCCGCTCAACAAGCGGCAACTGATCGAAGTCGCAAAAGCCGTTGCACGCGACGCACGCATTCTGGTGATGGACGAACCGACGGCCGCTTTGCAGCGCGACGACATCTCGCATCTGTATGCGGTCGTGAAACGGTTGCGCGCAGCGGGCATGGGCATCATTTTCATTTCGCACCATCTGGAAGAAGTGTTCGAGCTGGCCGATTCGGCCGTCGTGATGCGCGATGGCGCGACGGTCAGCGAGCGCCCGATGTCGGCGTGGACCGAACAGGATCTGGTGCAGGCGATGGTCGCGCGAAATCTCGATTCCTTCTACCCGTGGGAGCCGCGCGATTACGGACCGGTCGTGCTCGAAGTGCGCGATCTTGCGAGTCCGCCCATCGTGCGGCACGCGAGCTTCAAGGTGCGCGCGGGCGAGATCGTAGGGATTGCGGGTATTGCGGGCGCGGGCCGCACGGAGTTGCTGAAGGCGATCTTCGGTGCACAGAAGGTGACCGAAGGCGACATCTTCATTCGCGGCAACAAGACCGTGGTCCGCTCGCCCGCCGATGGCGTGCGCCAGGGTCTCGTCTACACCGCCGAAGATCGCAAGCTCGAAGGACTCGTGCTCGAAGCGAGTATCGAAGAAAACATCGTGCTGTCGAGCCTCAAGGCAATCGCGACGGGCGGCTTCGTGCGTAGTGCGCGAAAGCGTGCGCTCGCGCAGAAGGCGAGTGCGCGCTTCGGCGTGCGGGCGTCGAGCGTCGTGCAGATCACGGGCAATCTGTCGGGCGGCAATCAGCAGAAGGTCATTCTCGGGCGCGCGACGGCCACGCAGCCCGCCGTGATCATGCTCGACGAACCGACGCGCGGCATCGATGTCGGCGCGAAGACGGAAATCTACGCGCATATGGTGGCGATGGCACGCGCGGGCGCAGCCGTGGTGATGGTCAGTTCGGAGTTGCCGGAACTGCTCGGCATGTCCGACCGGGTGCTGGTGATGTATCGCGGCAGGATCGTTGCGGAACTGCCCCGCGACGAAGCCGATTCGGAGACGGTGATTCAATGGGCGACAACAGGAGCACGAGCATGA
- a CDS encoding sugar ABC transporter substrate-binding protein, giving the protein MAWNSARFNGWSSLAAPAGAGLLCVAAALSGCSKSESPSTGTAASDASASGAAVASAAPASAPAGKTKIGFSIATLNNAFFVGLKLGVEKGSKAESFELVQTNANGDAQQQVNDANNLLSQGITALVLNPIDSKAIIPVVQKANQMNIPVFTLDRGSDGGKVTSFVASDNVALGATGAKWIADQLTKRYGSAKGNVVDLIGLVGTTAATDREKGFSDEIAKYPDIKVVARQEGAFDQEKSLNAMTNILQKFPQIDAVFGANDDNTVGAEKAIDNAGRYKPLDDKAHILVIGADGTAQALSAIRAGKQDATISQNPIEMAAKSLNFIADNAAGKSVPATYAWPTFLIDKSNIDSDETKKYGLWSLQVSQ; this is encoded by the coding sequence ATGGCCTGGAATTCAGCACGGTTTAACGGATGGAGTTCACTCGCCGCGCCGGCGGGTGCTGGACTGTTGTGCGTCGCCGCTGCGTTGAGCGGCTGCTCGAAGAGCGAGTCGCCGTCGACGGGAACCGCGGCGAGCGATGCCAGCGCAAGCGGCGCCGCAGTCGCGAGCGCTGCGCCGGCGTCGGCTCCCGCAGGCAAGACCAAGATCGGCTTCTCCATTGCGACGTTGAACAATGCGTTCTTCGTTGGCTTGAAGCTCGGCGTCGAGAAGGGCTCGAAAGCCGAGTCGTTCGAACTGGTACAGACCAATGCGAACGGCGATGCGCAGCAACAGGTCAACGACGCCAACAATCTGCTGAGCCAAGGCATCACCGCGCTCGTTCTGAACCCGATCGATTCGAAGGCGATCATCCCCGTGGTGCAGAAAGCGAATCAGATGAACATCCCCGTCTTTACGCTCGATCGCGGATCGGACGGCGGCAAGGTCACGTCGTTCGTCGCGTCGGATAACGTTGCGCTCGGCGCAACAGGCGCGAAATGGATTGCCGATCAGTTGACCAAACGCTACGGCTCGGCGAAAGGCAATGTCGTCGACCTGATCGGCCTGGTCGGCACGACAGCCGCCACCGATCGTGAAAAGGGCTTTAGCGACGAGATCGCCAAGTACCCGGACATCAAGGTCGTAGCGCGTCAGGAAGGAGCTTTCGATCAGGAGAAGTCGCTGAACGCGATGACCAACATCCTGCAGAAATTCCCGCAGATCGACGCGGTGTTCGGAGCCAACGACGACAACACGGTGGGCGCGGAAAAAGCCATCGACAACGCGGGCCGCTACAAGCCGCTCGACGACAAGGCACACATTCTCGTGATCGGCGCGGATGGCACGGCGCAGGCCTTGTCGGCGATCCGCGCAGGCAAGCAGGACGCGACGATCTCGCAGAACCCGATCGAAATGGCGGCGAAGTCGCTCAACTTCATCGCCGACAACGCGGCGGGCAAGTCCGTGCCCGCCACCTACGCATGGCCGACGTTCCTGATCGACAAGTCGAATATCGATTCGGACGAAACGAAAAAATACGGTCTGTGGTCGCTGCAGGTGAGCCAGTAA
- a CDS encoding class II aldolase/adducin family protein produces the protein MSVSNQPATEDALRADIVNTMQEMVRLGINQGTSGNVSTRWRDGFLITPSGVPAAQLDTDTIVWLPLDIEATAPVFDEKRPSTEWRFHRDILHARPEIGAVVHTHSNAATAMSIHGRDIPAHHYMVAAAGGNSIRCAPYATFGSQALSDHALAALQDRTACLLAHHGVIALGPDLARALWLANEVEVLAQQYLLAATLGAPPVLSDEQMAEVVDRFSQYGVRRKRP, from the coding sequence GTGAGCGTGAGCAACCAGCCAGCGACGGAAGACGCATTGCGTGCCGACATCGTGAACACGATGCAGGAGATGGTGCGGTTGGGCATCAATCAGGGCACGTCGGGCAACGTGAGCACGCGCTGGCGCGACGGCTTTCTGATTACGCCGAGCGGCGTGCCGGCGGCGCAACTGGATACGGACACGATCGTCTGGTTGCCGCTCGATATCGAAGCGACTGCGCCCGTGTTCGACGAAAAGCGGCCGTCGACGGAATGGCGCTTTCATCGCGACATTCTCCACGCACGGCCCGAAATCGGCGCGGTGGTCCACACCCATTCGAACGCGGCCACGGCGATGTCGATTCACGGCCGCGATATTCCCGCGCATCACTACATGGTCGCCGCTGCGGGCGGCAATTCGATTCGTTGCGCGCCTTATGCGACCTTCGGCAGTCAGGCGCTATCGGATCACGCGCTGGCTGCGCTGCAAGACCGCACAGCATGTTTGCTTGCGCATCATGGCGTGATCGCGCTTGGACCCGATCTCGCGCGGGCCTTGTGGCTCGCGAATGAAGTCGAAGTACTGGCACAGCAGTATCTGCTCGCGGCGACGCTCGGCGCGCCGCCCGTGCTGTCGGACGAGCAGATGGCCGAGGTGGTGGACAGGTTTAGTCAATATGGCGTGCGACGCAAACGCCCGTAG
- the mtnA gene encoding S-methyl-5-thioribose-1-phosphate isomerase: protein MVLPIFESLPATLTWEDDSLRIIDQTRLPRETVIEALTTAFEVWRAIHELRIRGAPAIGVAAAYGLCVSMQASRDLPLDGFRAALIEQAAYLDSARPTAVNLNWSLKRMLRAADRSGASDSASLYRALVEEAMQIHREDQLLCEQIGLHGMPLITAGCGVLTHCNAGALATTGLGTATAPIYMAHQEGIAFRVYADETRPLLQGARLTAYELRQANVDVTLITDGTAASLMARRKVDVVIVGADRVAANGDFANKIGTLSLAIASRHFGVPFYVACPSSTLDLQTPDGSTIVIEERHGDEVTHLGGQQIAPAGIKVLNPAFDVTPHDLVTGYITERGIIAKPFEANLAALFQAEAPAASTAS from the coding sequence ATGGTTTTGCCAATCTTCGAAAGTCTGCCGGCGACGCTCACGTGGGAAGACGACAGTCTGCGAATCATCGATCAGACACGCTTGCCGCGCGAAACCGTGATCGAAGCGCTAACGACGGCTTTCGAAGTGTGGCGGGCCATTCACGAACTTCGGATACGCGGCGCACCCGCAATCGGCGTCGCGGCCGCCTATGGGTTGTGTGTGTCGATGCAGGCTTCGCGTGACCTGCCGCTCGATGGCTTCCGCGCCGCCTTGATCGAGCAGGCCGCGTATCTCGACAGCGCGCGGCCAACGGCGGTGAATCTCAACTGGAGCCTCAAGCGCATGTTGCGCGCCGCCGATCGTTCGGGCGCGAGCGATTCCGCATCGCTGTATCGCGCGCTGGTCGAAGAGGCGATGCAGATTCATCGCGAAGACCAGTTGTTGTGCGAACAGATCGGCTTGCACGGCATGCCGCTCATTACCGCGGGCTGTGGTGTCCTGACGCATTGCAACGCCGGCGCACTGGCGACGACCGGACTCGGCACCGCGACCGCACCGATCTATATGGCGCATCAGGAAGGCATCGCGTTTCGCGTGTATGCGGATGAAACGCGACCACTGCTGCAAGGCGCGCGGTTGACGGCGTATGAATTGCGTCAGGCCAATGTCGACGTCACGTTGATCACCGATGGCACAGCGGCGTCGCTGATGGCGCGGCGCAAGGTGGATGTCGTGATCGTCGGCGCGGACCGCGTGGCGGCGAATGGCGACTTTGCGAACAAGATCGGCACGCTGAGTCTCGCCATTGCATCGCGTCATTTCGGCGTACCGTTTTATGTTGCGTGCCCGTCGTCCACACTCGATCTGCAGACACCCGATGGCAGCACGATCGTCATCGAAGAGCGGCACGGCGACGAAGTGACCCATCTCGGTGGCCAGCAGATCGCGCCTGCTGGTATCAAGGTGTTGAATCCCGCATTCGACGTCACGCCGCACGATCTCGTGACGGGTTACATCACGGAACGAGGCATCATCGCCAAACCGTTCGAAGCCAACCTCGCCGCCTTGTTTCAGGCCGAAGCGCCCGCTGCGAGTACGGCATCGTGA